In the Prionailurus viverrinus isolate Anna chromosome A3, UM_Priviv_1.0, whole genome shotgun sequence genome, GCTCCTCAGGCGCGGCGGCGCAGGAGCGCCCGTCCGCCTGCAGGGCGGCGTCAGCTGGGCAGAGGCAGTGCGACATCCCGGCGCTCCGGTTGCAAGTGTGCTCGCAGCCGCCGTTCTCCACGCTGCATTCCCAGGCGCCAGGCGCTTCCCGGCCCCAGCGCGCCTCGGCCTCTCCCCGCGGCGCCACGCACTCCAGCTCCACTCCGAAGGGCTCTACAGCGGCGGAGCTACCCACCGGCAGCGCCTGGAAGTCAGCGCCAAGGGCCCGGAACGGGGTGCTATAGGTAATCGCTACACCGGCGGCCGCCACCGCGCCAGAGTCCACGAGCAGGGGCCTGCAGGAGGCTGCGAAGTGGAACTCGCAGAAGAAACCGTCGGCCTCCGCGTCGCACTGCTGCTCCTCCCAGGCCGGCTCGCCGGATGCTAGGGCCCCGGCCTCTGAGACTGCGACGCACAGGGGACCGCAGAGAGGCGCCCTGTCGACGTGGAGCCGCGCCCACCTGCTGTAGCTGGTGCGGTTGTCTCCTGTAACCCACTGGAAGCCGCGCAAGGGCCCGAGTTGCTCGGGGTCGTCGCAGCCGTGCTGGAGCTGCAAGCCGATCCAGAGGCGCGGGCTGTCGCCGCTGTCGCCGCTCAGTAGCAGGGAAATGACATCAGCCGCCACTGAGGAACGCACGGTCATCAGGTGGCCCCCCAGCTGCTCGCAGGCCTGGCTGGCGGCGGGGAAGGTCGCGGGGCCGGGGAAGAGCGCGAAGCAGTCGTGCTCCACGCACTGGCTGCCGCGTGGCTGCGGCCCTGGAGGTGAGGAGAGCCCCAGGCCAGCGGGGGCCAGAACACCGAGGAGCAGGACCCGAAGCATGCTGTCCCGGCACGCCTTGTGCAGGCGCCGGGGAGAGCGCAAGCGCCGCGACGGGGCCCAAGTCCGATCCGGGCTGAGAGGCGCAGGGCGCTGCTGGCGACAGCCGCTTGCGTTGGTCCCAGCCCAGACGCGTCCAGCCGCGGCGCGCAGCCCTGCAGAGGCAGCCTCTGACATGCCGGCGGGCCGGGGCCCGGGTTTATAAGTGCGTGGCCCTCCCTCCTGAACGTTcgggaaaaggaaggaagtgcCTAGTGGGAAGGGCTGATGCTGCATTCTCGGATTACTGGGTTCTTCGGGAGACTTGTGCCCGCCCTCGCTCCTGGGATCACCTCGCGGAGATGAGTAAACCCGGCGGGGGAGCTGGGAGGTCCCCGGACTGGACCGCCAGGCGCAGGCGCCACGGGAAGACAGCACCTCTGTCAGCTACACTCAGTGTCCGCCCCCGCCACTAGGGCCCTCAGGCTCGcagttcgggggggggggggtcttaatCCGCAGCCCCTCCTAATCTCTtgctcctgtttctttttcttataaatgtaTTGTTACTACCGATTTCAAAGGAAGCCTGGATTGCAGAACCTTGGGAAGTGGAGACGGGGGAGCAGGATTTTgaatgaggggtggggggaagtaatGCCCTGGACCTGTAAGTCTCTAGAGGGAGGTGCCCGCCAAGAAGAGGATTTCGGGAGGAACTGCCAAGAGCGTGGACATCCCTGAAGACACGATCGGTAGAAGAGAACTGGACTCCGCCCCGGGCGCCTAGAGCAGGAGACCGGTGCGCTCGGCCCCAGGGGACAGAGGGTGTGGCTGGTGCGAGGATAGGCAGAGGGGGAAGACTGGGGTAACACAAGCACTCCCGCGCACAAGCCAGGACCCACGGGTCCCTGAGCGCGAGCTGCCTGGCTGGATCTCATCTCGTCGCGTGGGAAAGTCGCGAGGATACTGTCAGGGTTCCAAGGTCTTGTCACACTTCAGAAGCAGCGGCAGGCGAATTCCTGCCGAACCCTATAGGGGCAGGCGAGTTGGGAAGCGCGCTAGCCTGTTTGGTCTGTTTTTGTCCAGCTTCACAAAGGGATAGCCTATCTCGCACCCCAAAAGGGGCACACGGGAGCCCTCGCGGGAAGACGCTGCTGGCTCCAAGAGGATCCCACTTGGGACTGTTAAGGACTTTTGCATTTGGCTGAGATGTCAGAGTGACATAAAGGTGCATATAAATGCCACTTGCGTTGCAGAAGAGCGGTCGTGCGGacgggcagggtggggagagcagcGAGGAGGAGATGAGAATCTGTCACTTTCACGACCTTTTCCGCTTATTCACGTACCAAGAATGCCGGGGGTGGTTCCAAAACTTAACGGAgtgacaaacttttttttttttttaaaccctgtgCCTTCTCCGCTATGGTCACTCACAACAAAGCACCAGGGGGCGGCGCTGTTGAACTCTAAACAAAGGCCCCAAAGTTGGAGCTCTCTAAACTTGGGCGGAAAAGAGTTAAGGGTGTGGGGGCCTTAACTGCCTTAAGCCTAGGGCAGGAAACTTGGCTCCCAGGGAGTCCCAAGCAAATTCTGTCGCTTAGCTGGGTATCTTGCCTCTTTGGTTGGGCAGAGCCCAGACCTTGTAAGAGAGAAGTGCAGTGTAGCGTCTTCACTAGCGAAGACAAGCACCTGCCCACTCCCACCTCCAGACTGTACTGACGGATAGTTACCCAGGGGGTGGGGCGTGGACACTCCCAGCATGAGAGGGATGAGGTACATGACACTCCCAGCATGAAAGGGATGAGGGTCCTTCCCTACACTGCCGACATTCAAGAGAGCTCGGACAAGCAGTGCCTCCTgagagctgggtgggggaggagcacagctTGGAGACTGAGGTCTGAAGCTTCCCGGAATGGGCGCCTCTACTCCtctgggaaaaagaagaaaagaccagCAGATTTGAAGAGTTGGGTTGTCTCCCAGTGAGAGCAGGCAGGTGCTGGCCTGATATCCCACCAGCTGCCTGGGCTGAGCCAGGTGTTTGGACTTACCCCCATGGCCTGCCCCCTGCCTGAGCTGGAGTAGGACTGCCTCAGGGACAGCCTGCCCTGGGAGTGGGGCCTTCACATCTGGGCAGATCCCTTTGGCCTTTCCCAACCACCAGGTCCCAGCTGAAAGATCTCAGGAAGTGGGAGCAACCATCCGGATGCATGAGGCTAGAGAAGAGACAGGACCAGTTACACCTTTGCTCAAACTTCACTAAGATTTTCAAGTCTGCCAGCCCTCGCCAGAGTTGAGAGGCATGCAAGGATAGGGCCCTGCCACTCAGCATGCTGGCTCACTTCTTGGATGAGTTCTAGCTGATTCATTCACCATGGCCATCTCTAGTGGGGAGTCCTATTCAGGTCTCCTTGAGCCATCACTTTGAGGCTTTTATGCATGTTTTAAacttctgtccttcctctctgTACCTCCTGTGCAAAGGGATGGACCACTGCCTATGTCTCCATGGGGATGACACACTCAGTTCCCTCTCCTTGACTGACCCCTGGCCCTGCCACCCTCACTGAGGACTTACTAGCCCAGGCCCATTTCACTGTTTCATTGGAACAGCTCTCTTTAAGAATACCCATTATCTTCTAAATACTGAAGCCAAAAACTTAttttccctcttcattttttcttGATGTCTCTATGTTGTTTGCACTCTTGAGCCCTGGCTGTTTTCAAGTCTCCCCCTCCCACGACTTCTAAGAAACCTGCGCTCCtgcttcttctctcctctgcttgccaGAAGAGTGGCTCCTTTGCCTTTCCTGCCCCAGGAGGTTCACCAGTCCTCACAGTTCTGCCCATGGCCTTCACCTATCTCTTTACAACCCACCCTTTTGTCAAATTCAATGGTTCTTGTGGATGCTGAAGGTCTCAGGAAGAGGAGTTCCTGCTGACTGTCAAGAGAAATGCCTCATCCTGTATCATCTCCAATCTATGACTCCTGTCTTTTTATCTACAAGGAATGTTCtcacctttgtttcttttccatctaCTGGGATCTGACCCTTCTGTTAAGGCGCAGGTGACATGCTGCCCCCATCACAATTGTTTCTGAGTAACCAAACCAGAACTGATCTCTCTTTGAAGTTCATAGGACTTTCTATTGGCAATTTACCACTTATGACATCTTCCCT is a window encoding:
- the THBD gene encoding thrombomodulin encodes the protein MQHQPFPLGTSFLFPNVQEGGPRTYKPGPRPAGMSEAASAGLRAAAGRVWAGTNASGCRQQRPAPLSPDRTWAPSRRLRSPRRLHKACRDSMLRVLLLGVLAPAGLGLSSPPGPQPRGSQCVEHDCFALFPGPATFPAASQACEQLGGHLMTVRSSVAADVISLLLSGDSGDSPRLWIGLQLQHGCDDPEQLGPLRGFQWVTGDNRTSYSRWARLHVDRAPLCGPLCVAVSEAGALASGEPAWEEQQCDAEADGFFCEFHFAASCRPLLVDSGAVAAAGVAITYSTPFRALGADFQALPVGSSAAVEPFGVELECVAPRGEAEARWGREAPGAWECSVENGGCEHTCNRSAGMSHCLCPADAALQADGRSCAAAPEEQSCYELCEHFCIPSPDVPGSYSCMCETGYQLAADQHRCEDVDDCIQMPSPCPQLCVNTQGAFTCHCYPGYDMVDGECVEPVDPCFGSNCEYQCQSVGQNDYRCICAEGFVPSPQDPHRCQMFCNQTTCPADCDPNNPDSCQCPDGYILDDGYICTDIDECENGDCPDACRNLPGTYECICGPDSPFAGQVATDCDPKINGDNDSDSDSGSGEPPISPTPSTTSIPSPVGPLHSGVLIGISIASLSLVVALLALLCHLRKKQGTTRAELEYKCGSPAKEVVLQQVRTERTPQKL